From Acinonyx jubatus isolate Ajub_Pintada_27869175 chromosome B2, VMU_Ajub_asm_v1.0, whole genome shotgun sequence, a single genomic window includes:
- the DEF6 gene encoding differentially expressed in FDCP 6 homolog isoform X2 gives MALKDVLYPGPALPHIHPQTLQLCEVLSHNLYTVLHIPHDPVALEEHFRDDDDGPVSSQGYMPYLNKYILDKVEEGAFVKEHFDELCWTLTAKKNYRVDSNGNSMLSNEDAFRLWCLFNFLSEDKYPLIMVPDEVEYLLKKVLSSMSLEVGLGELEELLAQEAQAAQTSGGLSVWQFLELFNSGRCLRGVGRDTLSMAIHEVYQELIQDVLKQGYLWKRGHLRRNWTERWFQLQPSCLCYFGSEECKEKRGTIPLDAQCCVEVLPDREGKRCMFCVKTASRTYEMSASDTRQRQEWTAAIQTAIRLQAEGKTSLHKDLKQKRREQREQRERRRAAKEEELLRLQQLQEEKERKLQELELLQEAQRQAERLLLEEEERRRSQHRELQQTLEGQLREAEQARASMQAEMELKKEEAARQRQRIQELEEMQQRLQEALQLEVKARRDEEAVRLAQTRLLEEEEEKLKQLLQLKEEQERYIERAQQEKQELQQEMALQSRSLQRAQQQLEEVRQNRQRADEDVEAAQKKLRQASTNVKHWNVQMNRLMHPIEPGDKRPTTSSSFTGFQPLPLARRDSSLKRLTRWGSQGNRTPSPSSSEQLKSLNGGDEAPISASTPQEDKLDPSPEN, from the exons GTGCTGTCCCACAACCTGTACACGGTCCTGCACATCCCCCACGACCCTGTGGCTCTGGAGGAGCACTTCCGGGACGATGACGATGGCCCCGTGTCCAGCCAAGGATACATGCCTTACCTCAACAAGTACATCCTGGACAAG gtggaggagggggcttTCGTTAAGGAGCACTTTGATGAGCTGTGTTGGACCCTGACGGCCAAGAAGAACTATCGGGTGGACAGCAACGGGAACAGCATGCTCTCCAATGAGGATGCCTTCCGCCTCTGGTGCCTCTTCAACTTCCTGTCTGAGGACAAGTACCCTCTGATCATGGTTCCTGATGAG GTGGAATACCTGCTGAAGAAGGTGCTCAGCAGCATGAGCTTGGAGGTGGGCTTGGGTGAGCTGGAAGAGCTGCTGGCCCAGGAAGCCCAGGCAGCCCAGACCAGCGGAGGGCTCAGCGTCTGGCAGTTCCTGGAGCTCTTCAACTCGGGGCGCTGCCTTCGAGGTGTGGGGCGGGACACTCTCAGCATGGCCATCCATGAAGTCTATCAGGAACTCATCCAAGATGTCCTGAAGCAG GGCTACCTGTGGAAGCGAGGGCACCTGAGGAGGAACTGGACAGAACGCTGGTTCCAGCTGCAGCCCAGCTGCCTCTGCTATTTTGGGAGTGAAGAGTGCAAGGAGAAAAGGGGTACCATCCCACTGGACGCACAGTGCTGCGTGGAG GTGCTGCCCGACCGAGAGGGGAAGCGCTGCATGTTCTGTGTGAAGACAGCCTCCCGAACGTACGAGATGAGCGCCTCAGACACACGCCAGCGCCAGGAATGGACAGCTG CCATCCAGACCGCGATCCGGCTGCAGGCGGAGGGGAAGACGTCGCTGCACAAGGACCTGAAGCAGAAGCGGCGCGAGCAGCGGGAGCAGCGGGAGCGGCGCCGGGCAGCCAAGGAGGAGGAGCTGCTGCGGCTGCAGCAGCTGCAGGAGGAGAAGGAACGGAAGCTGCAGGAGCTGGAGTTGCTACAGGAGGCGCAGCGGCAAGCCGAGCGCCTgttgctggaggaggaggagcgaCGCCGCAGCCAGCACCGCGAGCTGCAGCAGACCCTCGAGGGCCAATTGCGCGAGGCGGAGCAG GCCCGGGCCTCCATGCAAGCTGAGATGGAACTGAAGAAGGAGGAGGCTGCCCGGCAGCGGCAGCGCATCCAAGAGCTGGAGGAGATGCAGCAGAGGCTTCAGGAGGCCCTGCAACTGGAGGTGAAAGCGCGGCGGGATGAGGAGGCTGTGCGCCTAGCCCAGACCAG actgctggaggaggaggaggagaagctgaAGCAGCTGCTGCAGCTGAAAGAGGAGCAGGAGCGCTACATCGAGCGGGCGCAGCAGGAGAAGCAAGAGCTGCAGCAGGAGATGGCGCTGCAGAGCCGCTCCCTGCAGCGAGCCCAGCAGCAGCTGGAGGAGGTGCGGCAGAACCGGCAGAGGGCCGACGAGGACGTGGAG GCTGCCCAGAAGAAGCTGCGCCAGGCCAGCACCAATGTGAAACACTGGAATGTTCAGATGAACCGACTCATGCATCCAATTGAGCCCGGAG ACAAGCGTCCCACCACCAGCAGCTCCTTCACAGGCTTCCAGCCCCTTCCACTTGCCCGCCGTGACTCCTCCTTAAAGCGCCTGACCCGCTGGGGATCCCAGGGCAACAGGACCCCCTCACCCAGCAGCAGCGAGCAGCTGAAGTCCCTCAACGGTGGGGATGAGGCTCCCATCTCGGCTTCCACCCCCCAGGAAGATAAACTGGACCCATCGCCAGAAAATTAG
- the DEF6 gene encoding differentially expressed in FDCP 6 homolog isoform X3, giving the protein MPYLNKYILDKVEEGAFVKEHFDELCWTLTAKKNYRVDSNGNSMLSNEDAFRLWCLFNFLSEDKYPLIMVPDEVEYLLKKVLSSMSLEVGLGELEELLAQEAQAAQTSGGLSVWQFLELFNSGRCLRGVGRDTLSMAIHEVYQELIQDVLKQGYLWKRGHLRRNWTERWFQLQPSCLCYFGSEECKEKRGTIPLDAQCCVEVLPDREGKRCMFCVKTASRTYEMSASDTRQRQEWTAAIQTAIRLQAEGKTSLHKDLKQKRREQREQRERRRAAKEEELLRLQQLQEEKERKLQELELLQEAQRQAERLLLEEEERRRSQHRELQQTLEGQLREAEQARASMQAEMELKKEEAARQRQRIQELEEMQQRLQEALQLEVKARRDEEAVRLAQTRLLEEEEEKLKQLLQLKEEQERYIERAQQEKQELQQEMALQSRSLQRAQQQLEEVRQNRQRADEDVEAAQKKLRQASTNVKHWNVQMNRLMHPIEPGDKRPTTSSSFTGFQPLPLARRDSSLKRLTRWGSQGNRTPSPSSSEQLKSLNGGDEAPISASTPQEDKLDPSPEN; this is encoded by the exons ATGCCTTACCTCAACAAGTACATCCTGGACAAG gtggaggagggggcttTCGTTAAGGAGCACTTTGATGAGCTGTGTTGGACCCTGACGGCCAAGAAGAACTATCGGGTGGACAGCAACGGGAACAGCATGCTCTCCAATGAGGATGCCTTCCGCCTCTGGTGCCTCTTCAACTTCCTGTCTGAGGACAAGTACCCTCTGATCATGGTTCCTGATGAG GTGGAATACCTGCTGAAGAAGGTGCTCAGCAGCATGAGCTTGGAGGTGGGCTTGGGTGAGCTGGAAGAGCTGCTGGCCCAGGAAGCCCAGGCAGCCCAGACCAGCGGAGGGCTCAGCGTCTGGCAGTTCCTGGAGCTCTTCAACTCGGGGCGCTGCCTTCGAGGTGTGGGGCGGGACACTCTCAGCATGGCCATCCATGAAGTCTATCAGGAACTCATCCAAGATGTCCTGAAGCAG GGCTACCTGTGGAAGCGAGGGCACCTGAGGAGGAACTGGACAGAACGCTGGTTCCAGCTGCAGCCCAGCTGCCTCTGCTATTTTGGGAGTGAAGAGTGCAAGGAGAAAAGGGGTACCATCCCACTGGACGCACAGTGCTGCGTGGAG GTGCTGCCCGACCGAGAGGGGAAGCGCTGCATGTTCTGTGTGAAGACAGCCTCCCGAACGTACGAGATGAGCGCCTCAGACACACGCCAGCGCCAGGAATGGACAGCTG CCATCCAGACCGCGATCCGGCTGCAGGCGGAGGGGAAGACGTCGCTGCACAAGGACCTGAAGCAGAAGCGGCGCGAGCAGCGGGAGCAGCGGGAGCGGCGCCGGGCAGCCAAGGAGGAGGAGCTGCTGCGGCTGCAGCAGCTGCAGGAGGAGAAGGAACGGAAGCTGCAGGAGCTGGAGTTGCTACAGGAGGCGCAGCGGCAAGCCGAGCGCCTgttgctggaggaggaggagcgaCGCCGCAGCCAGCACCGCGAGCTGCAGCAGACCCTCGAGGGCCAATTGCGCGAGGCGGAGCAG GCCCGGGCCTCCATGCAAGCTGAGATGGAACTGAAGAAGGAGGAGGCTGCCCGGCAGCGGCAGCGCATCCAAGAGCTGGAGGAGATGCAGCAGAGGCTTCAGGAGGCCCTGCAACTGGAGGTGAAAGCGCGGCGGGATGAGGAGGCTGTGCGCCTAGCCCAGACCAG actgctggaggaggaggaggagaagctgaAGCAGCTGCTGCAGCTGAAAGAGGAGCAGGAGCGCTACATCGAGCGGGCGCAGCAGGAGAAGCAAGAGCTGCAGCAGGAGATGGCGCTGCAGAGCCGCTCCCTGCAGCGAGCCCAGCAGCAGCTGGAGGAGGTGCGGCAGAACCGGCAGAGGGCCGACGAGGACGTGGAG GCTGCCCAGAAGAAGCTGCGCCAGGCCAGCACCAATGTGAAACACTGGAATGTTCAGATGAACCGACTCATGCATCCAATTGAGCCCGGAG ACAAGCGTCCCACCACCAGCAGCTCCTTCACAGGCTTCCAGCCCCTTCCACTTGCCCGCCGTGACTCCTCCTTAAAGCGCCTGACCCGCTGGGGATCCCAGGGCAACAGGACCCCCTCACCCAGCAGCAGCGAGCAGCTGAAGTCCCTCAACGGTGGGGATGAGGCTCCCATCTCGGCTTCCACCCCCCAGGAAGATAAACTGGACCCATCGCCAGAAAATTAG
- the DEF6 gene encoding differentially expressed in FDCP 6 homolog isoform X1 — protein MALRKELLKSIWYAFTALDVEKSGKVSKSQLKVLSHNLYTVLHIPHDPVALEEHFRDDDDGPVSSQGYMPYLNKYILDKVEEGAFVKEHFDELCWTLTAKKNYRVDSNGNSMLSNEDAFRLWCLFNFLSEDKYPLIMVPDEVEYLLKKVLSSMSLEVGLGELEELLAQEAQAAQTSGGLSVWQFLELFNSGRCLRGVGRDTLSMAIHEVYQELIQDVLKQGYLWKRGHLRRNWTERWFQLQPSCLCYFGSEECKEKRGTIPLDAQCCVEVLPDREGKRCMFCVKTASRTYEMSASDTRQRQEWTAAIQTAIRLQAEGKTSLHKDLKQKRREQREQRERRRAAKEEELLRLQQLQEEKERKLQELELLQEAQRQAERLLLEEEERRRSQHRELQQTLEGQLREAEQARASMQAEMELKKEEAARQRQRIQELEEMQQRLQEALQLEVKARRDEEAVRLAQTRLLEEEEEKLKQLLQLKEEQERYIERAQQEKQELQQEMALQSRSLQRAQQQLEEVRQNRQRADEDVEAAQKKLRQASTNVKHWNVQMNRLMHPIEPGDKRPTTSSSFTGFQPLPLARRDSSLKRLTRWGSQGNRTPSPSSSEQLKSLNGGDEAPISASTPQEDKLDPSPEN, from the exons GTGCTGTCCCACAACCTGTACACGGTCCTGCACATCCCCCACGACCCTGTGGCTCTGGAGGAGCACTTCCGGGACGATGACGATGGCCCCGTGTCCAGCCAAGGATACATGCCTTACCTCAACAAGTACATCCTGGACAAG gtggaggagggggcttTCGTTAAGGAGCACTTTGATGAGCTGTGTTGGACCCTGACGGCCAAGAAGAACTATCGGGTGGACAGCAACGGGAACAGCATGCTCTCCAATGAGGATGCCTTCCGCCTCTGGTGCCTCTTCAACTTCCTGTCTGAGGACAAGTACCCTCTGATCATGGTTCCTGATGAG GTGGAATACCTGCTGAAGAAGGTGCTCAGCAGCATGAGCTTGGAGGTGGGCTTGGGTGAGCTGGAAGAGCTGCTGGCCCAGGAAGCCCAGGCAGCCCAGACCAGCGGAGGGCTCAGCGTCTGGCAGTTCCTGGAGCTCTTCAACTCGGGGCGCTGCCTTCGAGGTGTGGGGCGGGACACTCTCAGCATGGCCATCCATGAAGTCTATCAGGAACTCATCCAAGATGTCCTGAAGCAG GGCTACCTGTGGAAGCGAGGGCACCTGAGGAGGAACTGGACAGAACGCTGGTTCCAGCTGCAGCCCAGCTGCCTCTGCTATTTTGGGAGTGAAGAGTGCAAGGAGAAAAGGGGTACCATCCCACTGGACGCACAGTGCTGCGTGGAG GTGCTGCCCGACCGAGAGGGGAAGCGCTGCATGTTCTGTGTGAAGACAGCCTCCCGAACGTACGAGATGAGCGCCTCAGACACACGCCAGCGCCAGGAATGGACAGCTG CCATCCAGACCGCGATCCGGCTGCAGGCGGAGGGGAAGACGTCGCTGCACAAGGACCTGAAGCAGAAGCGGCGCGAGCAGCGGGAGCAGCGGGAGCGGCGCCGGGCAGCCAAGGAGGAGGAGCTGCTGCGGCTGCAGCAGCTGCAGGAGGAGAAGGAACGGAAGCTGCAGGAGCTGGAGTTGCTACAGGAGGCGCAGCGGCAAGCCGAGCGCCTgttgctggaggaggaggagcgaCGCCGCAGCCAGCACCGCGAGCTGCAGCAGACCCTCGAGGGCCAATTGCGCGAGGCGGAGCAG GCCCGGGCCTCCATGCAAGCTGAGATGGAACTGAAGAAGGAGGAGGCTGCCCGGCAGCGGCAGCGCATCCAAGAGCTGGAGGAGATGCAGCAGAGGCTTCAGGAGGCCCTGCAACTGGAGGTGAAAGCGCGGCGGGATGAGGAGGCTGTGCGCCTAGCCCAGACCAG actgctggaggaggaggaggagaagctgaAGCAGCTGCTGCAGCTGAAAGAGGAGCAGGAGCGCTACATCGAGCGGGCGCAGCAGGAGAAGCAAGAGCTGCAGCAGGAGATGGCGCTGCAGAGCCGCTCCCTGCAGCGAGCCCAGCAGCAGCTGGAGGAGGTGCGGCAGAACCGGCAGAGGGCCGACGAGGACGTGGAG GCTGCCCAGAAGAAGCTGCGCCAGGCCAGCACCAATGTGAAACACTGGAATGTTCAGATGAACCGACTCATGCATCCAATTGAGCCCGGAG ACAAGCGTCCCACCACCAGCAGCTCCTTCACAGGCTTCCAGCCCCTTCCACTTGCCCGCCGTGACTCCTCCTTAAAGCGCCTGACCCGCTGGGGATCCCAGGGCAACAGGACCCCCTCACCCAGCAGCAGCGAGCAGCTGAAGTCCCTCAACGGTGGGGATGAGGCTCCCATCTCGGCTTCCACCCCCCAGGAAGATAAACTGGACCCATCGCCAGAAAATTAG